The Cyclopterus lumpus isolate fCycLum1 chromosome 6, fCycLum1.pri, whole genome shotgun sequence genome contains a region encoding:
- the LOC117732009 gene encoding OMEGA-stichotoxin-Shd4a-like → MTHLCNLLQLQKLRFHKLETAKEMMAEHGVLCDGQEATYCMNGGTCYNILSMNTLSCVCNENFRGSRCEQFQLSSYNTKTTEAGLIAAVVIVVLLILMMLAVVIYYIRRMLKAKQQSQQNNQPEYWRVKPRV, encoded by the exons ATGACTCACCTCTGTAACCTGCTCCAACTACAAAAGCTGAGATTTCACAAGCTG GAAACAGCAAAAGAAATGATGGCAG AACATGGAGTCCTTTGTGATGGGCAGGAAGCCACCTATTGTATGAACGGAGGGACGTGCTATAACATACTTTCCATGAATACACTCTCCTGTGT GTGCAATGAAAATTTCAGAGGCAGCCGATGTGAGCAGTTCCAGCTCTCCAGCTATAACACCAAAACAACAGAAGCAGGGTTAATTGCAGCCGTGGTCATCGTTGTCCTCCTAATCTTAATGATGCTGGCAGTTGTTATCTACTACATACGCAG GATGTTGAAAGCCAAGCAACAGAGCCAACAGAACAATCAGCCAGAGTATTGGAGAGTAAAACCCAGGGTATGA
- the lactb gene encoding serine beta-lactamase-like protein LACTB, mitochondrial isoform X3, whose amino-acid sequence MSRLFLPNRLCAKCTLLTARAPPLLTSRGAARAKQQQFDKPSVFIQQQIRYVGGSNAGFFKYRSTSRIWICGVAAGIAIALGLKYRDDTASSSCDDQVEEAQRTDRYSDAIRVSRDLVERIQTEVGAPGLVVGVSVDGAEVWSEGLGYADLENRVPCSPETVMRIASISKPLTSAAAARLCEEGKLELDVPVQKYVPEFPQKQFNGQDVTITPRMILSHLSGIRHYEKDAKKVKESKEKAKRLFKPGKKEDEKSSSENRDKPASEQNPKGKEATREKKKEFEHEEYYLKDNFESVTQALDLFKDDPLIFKPGTTFLYSTHAFTLLSAAVERAAGQHFLNVMMNMFHELGMLNTVPDENDPIVYHRSRFYHLNKRGRVVNCPYVDNSYKWAGGGFLSTVGDLLLFGHALLYSYQVAHLQDTEGFLPGFLKPQTAIDLWSPVDRTEASWDKDGLYAQGWLVVEKLQKYGQCRKRRHYVSHTGGAVGASSVLLVLPSEEMDENQGQTPLLPRGVVVTIITNMQSVGLNSTALKIAHEFDKARSL is encoded by the exons ATGTCACGATTGTTTTTGCCAAATCGCCTTTGTGCCAAATGTACCCTCCTAACAGCGCGCGCGCCTCCTCTGTTGACGTCGCGAGGCGCAGCGCGAGCCAAGCAGCAGCAGTTCGATAAGCCGAGTGTTTTTATTCAGCAGCAAATACGATATGTCGGAGGGTCAAACGCAGGGTTTTTTAAATACAGGTCAACGTCCAGGATTTGGATATGTGGCGTTGCTGCGGGGATCGCTATCGCTCTCGGACTGAAATATCGCGATGACACAGCCAGCAGTTCCTGTGATGATCAAGTCGAAGAAGCACAGAGGACGGATCGATACAGCGATGCCATACGAGTTAGCAGGGACCTCGTGGAGAGAATACAG ACCGAGGTCGGGGCTCCCGGGCTGGTGGTGGGGGTCTCTGTGGATGGGGCTGAAGTCTGGAGTGAAG GGCTCGGTTATGCTGATTTGGAGAATCGCGTTCCGTGTAGCCCAGAAACAGTGATGCGGATCGCCAGCATCAGTAAACCGCTCACATCTGCAGCGGCGGCACGGCTGTGTGAGGAGGGGAAACTAGAACTTGATGTCCCTGTCCAGAAATATGTCCCAGAATTTCCCCAGAAACAATTTAATGGACAGGAT GTCACAATAACCCCTCGTATGATTCTGTCCCACCTGAGTGGTATACGGCATTATGAGAAGGATGCAAAGAAAGTGAAGGAGTCCAAGGAGAAGGCCAAGCGTCTCTTTAAGCCAGGGaagaaagaagatgaaaagagCTCATCTGAAAACAGAGACAAACCTGCATCAGAACAAAACCCCAAAGGCAAAGAAGCCACtcgggagaagaaaaaagagttTGAGCATGAGGAATACTACTTGAAGGACAACTTTGAAAGTGTCACTCAGGCCTTGGACCTCTTCAAGGACGACCCACTCATTTTCAAACCTG GGACCACTTTTCTGTACTCCACGCACGCCTTTACCCTGCTCAGTGCTGCTGTGGAGCGAGCTGCTGGACAGCACTTCCTGAATGTCATGATGAACATGTTCCATGAGCTGGGAATGCTTAATACTGTACCCGATGAGAATGACCCTATTGTTTACCACCGCTCCAG ATTCTACCACCTCAACAAGAGGGGACGTGTGGTGAACTGCCCATATGTAGACAACTCCTACAAGTGGGCAGGAGGCGGCTTCCTCTCCACAGTGGGTGACCTGCTGCTGTTCGGTCACGCTCTGCTCTACAGCTACCAGGTGGCCCACCTGCAGGACACTGAGGGCTTTCTCCCTGGCTTTCTCAAACCCCAAACTGCCATAGATCTTTGGTCTCCAGTTGACAGGACAGAGGCAAGCTGGGACAAGGATGGACTGTATGCCCAAGGCTGGCTGGTGGTGGAGAAACTCCAGAAATATGGGCAGTGCAGGAAGCGTAGACACTATGTGTCACACACAGGAGGCGCTGTGGGGGCTAGCAGTGTCCTCCTGGTGTTACCCAGTGAGGAGATGGATGAGAATCAAGGAcagacccccctcctccctcggGGAGTGGTGGTCACCATCATCACTAACATGCAGTCAGTTGGACTCAACAGCACAGCACTGAAAATTGCACATGAGTTTGACAAAGCTAGAAGCCTATAA
- the lactb gene encoding serine beta-lactamase-like protein LACTB, mitochondrial isoform X2 gives MSRLFLPNRLCAKCTLLTARAPPLLTSRGAARAKQQQFDKPSVFIQQQIRYVGGSNAGFFKYRSTSRIWICGVAAGIAIALGLKYRDDTASSSCDDQVEEAQRTDRYSDAIRVSRDLVERIQVSVQTEVGAPGLVVGVSVDGAEVWSEGLGYADLENRVPCSPETVMRIASISKPLTSAAAARLCEEGKLELDVPVQKYVPEFPQKQFNGQDVTITPRMILSHLSGIRHYEKDAKKVKESKEKAKRLFKPGKKEDEKSSSENRDKPASEQNPKGKEATREKKKEFEHEEYYLKDNFESVTQALDLFKDDPLIFKPGTTFLYSTHAFTLLSAAVERAAGQHFLNVMMNMFHELGMLNTVPDENDPIVYHRSRFYHLNKRGRVVNCPYVDNSYKWAGGGFLSTVGDLLLFGHALLYSYQVAHLQDTEGFLPGFLKPQTAIDLWSPVDRTEASWDKDGLYAQGWLVVEKLQKYGQCRKRRHYVSHTGGAVGASSVLLVLPSEEMDENQGQTPLLPRGVVVTIITNMQSVGLNSTALKIAHEFDKARSL, from the exons ATGTCACGATTGTTTTTGCCAAATCGCCTTTGTGCCAAATGTACCCTCCTAACAGCGCGCGCGCCTCCTCTGTTGACGTCGCGAGGCGCAGCGCGAGCCAAGCAGCAGCAGTTCGATAAGCCGAGTGTTTTTATTCAGCAGCAAATACGATATGTCGGAGGGTCAAACGCAGGGTTTTTTAAATACAGGTCAACGTCCAGGATTTGGATATGTGGCGTTGCTGCGGGGATCGCTATCGCTCTCGGACTGAAATATCGCGATGACACAGCCAGCAGTTCCTGTGATGATCAAGTCGAAGAAGCACAGAGGACGGATCGATACAGCGATGCCATACGAGTTAGCAGGGACCTCGTGGAGAGAATACAGGTAAGCGTTCAG ACCGAGGTCGGGGCTCCCGGGCTGGTGGTGGGGGTCTCTGTGGATGGGGCTGAAGTCTGGAGTGAAG GGCTCGGTTATGCTGATTTGGAGAATCGCGTTCCGTGTAGCCCAGAAACAGTGATGCGGATCGCCAGCATCAGTAAACCGCTCACATCTGCAGCGGCGGCACGGCTGTGTGAGGAGGGGAAACTAGAACTTGATGTCCCTGTCCAGAAATATGTCCCAGAATTTCCCCAGAAACAATTTAATGGACAGGAT GTCACAATAACCCCTCGTATGATTCTGTCCCACCTGAGTGGTATACGGCATTATGAGAAGGATGCAAAGAAAGTGAAGGAGTCCAAGGAGAAGGCCAAGCGTCTCTTTAAGCCAGGGaagaaagaagatgaaaagagCTCATCTGAAAACAGAGACAAACCTGCATCAGAACAAAACCCCAAAGGCAAAGAAGCCACtcgggagaagaaaaaagagttTGAGCATGAGGAATACTACTTGAAGGACAACTTTGAAAGTGTCACTCAGGCCTTGGACCTCTTCAAGGACGACCCACTCATTTTCAAACCTG GGACCACTTTTCTGTACTCCACGCACGCCTTTACCCTGCTCAGTGCTGCTGTGGAGCGAGCTGCTGGACAGCACTTCCTGAATGTCATGATGAACATGTTCCATGAGCTGGGAATGCTTAATACTGTACCCGATGAGAATGACCCTATTGTTTACCACCGCTCCAG ATTCTACCACCTCAACAAGAGGGGACGTGTGGTGAACTGCCCATATGTAGACAACTCCTACAAGTGGGCAGGAGGCGGCTTCCTCTCCACAGTGGGTGACCTGCTGCTGTTCGGTCACGCTCTGCTCTACAGCTACCAGGTGGCCCACCTGCAGGACACTGAGGGCTTTCTCCCTGGCTTTCTCAAACCCCAAACTGCCATAGATCTTTGGTCTCCAGTTGACAGGACAGAGGCAAGCTGGGACAAGGATGGACTGTATGCCCAAGGCTGGCTGGTGGTGGAGAAACTCCAGAAATATGGGCAGTGCAGGAAGCGTAGACACTATGTGTCACACACAGGAGGCGCTGTGGGGGCTAGCAGTGTCCTCCTGGTGTTACCCAGTGAGGAGATGGATGAGAATCAAGGAcagacccccctcctccctcggGGAGTGGTGGTCACCATCATCACTAACATGCAGTCAGTTGGACTCAACAGCACAGCACTGAAAATTGCACATGAGTTTGACAAAGCTAGAAGCCTATAA
- the lactb gene encoding serine beta-lactamase-like protein LACTB, mitochondrial isoform X1 — MSRLFLPNRLCAKCTLLTARAPPLLTSRGAARAKQQQFDKPSVFIQQQIRYVGGSNAGFFKYRSTSRIWICGVAAGIAIALGLKYRDDTASSSCDDQVEEAQRTDRYSDAIRVSRDLVERIQVSVQVSARFEGPFLSPCRLRLRSVSPASLQCVFWSIVIQTEVGAPGLVVGVSVDGAEVWSEGLGYADLENRVPCSPETVMRIASISKPLTSAAAARLCEEGKLELDVPVQKYVPEFPQKQFNGQDVTITPRMILSHLSGIRHYEKDAKKVKESKEKAKRLFKPGKKEDEKSSSENRDKPASEQNPKGKEATREKKKEFEHEEYYLKDNFESVTQALDLFKDDPLIFKPGTTFLYSTHAFTLLSAAVERAAGQHFLNVMMNMFHELGMLNTVPDENDPIVYHRSRFYHLNKRGRVVNCPYVDNSYKWAGGGFLSTVGDLLLFGHALLYSYQVAHLQDTEGFLPGFLKPQTAIDLWSPVDRTEASWDKDGLYAQGWLVVEKLQKYGQCRKRRHYVSHTGGAVGASSVLLVLPSEEMDENQGQTPLLPRGVVVTIITNMQSVGLNSTALKIAHEFDKARSL; from the exons ATGTCACGATTGTTTTTGCCAAATCGCCTTTGTGCCAAATGTACCCTCCTAACAGCGCGCGCGCCTCCTCTGTTGACGTCGCGAGGCGCAGCGCGAGCCAAGCAGCAGCAGTTCGATAAGCCGAGTGTTTTTATTCAGCAGCAAATACGATATGTCGGAGGGTCAAACGCAGGGTTTTTTAAATACAGGTCAACGTCCAGGATTTGGATATGTGGCGTTGCTGCGGGGATCGCTATCGCTCTCGGACTGAAATATCGCGATGACACAGCCAGCAGTTCCTGTGATGATCAAGTCGAAGAAGCACAGAGGACGGATCGATACAGCGATGCCATACGAGTTAGCAGGGACCTCGTGGAGAGAATACAGGTAAGCGTTCAGGTAAGTGCTCGCTTTGAGGgccctttcctttctccttgtAGGCTCCGCCTACGCTCAGTGTCACCTGCAtcacttcagtgtgtgttctggtCTATTGTCATTCAGACCGAGGTCGGGGCTCCCGGGCTGGTGGTGGGGGTCTCTGTGGATGGGGCTGAAGTCTGGAGTGAAG GGCTCGGTTATGCTGATTTGGAGAATCGCGTTCCGTGTAGCCCAGAAACAGTGATGCGGATCGCCAGCATCAGTAAACCGCTCACATCTGCAGCGGCGGCACGGCTGTGTGAGGAGGGGAAACTAGAACTTGATGTCCCTGTCCAGAAATATGTCCCAGAATTTCCCCAGAAACAATTTAATGGACAGGAT GTCACAATAACCCCTCGTATGATTCTGTCCCACCTGAGTGGTATACGGCATTATGAGAAGGATGCAAAGAAAGTGAAGGAGTCCAAGGAGAAGGCCAAGCGTCTCTTTAAGCCAGGGaagaaagaagatgaaaagagCTCATCTGAAAACAGAGACAAACCTGCATCAGAACAAAACCCCAAAGGCAAAGAAGCCACtcgggagaagaaaaaagagttTGAGCATGAGGAATACTACTTGAAGGACAACTTTGAAAGTGTCACTCAGGCCTTGGACCTCTTCAAGGACGACCCACTCATTTTCAAACCTG GGACCACTTTTCTGTACTCCACGCACGCCTTTACCCTGCTCAGTGCTGCTGTGGAGCGAGCTGCTGGACAGCACTTCCTGAATGTCATGATGAACATGTTCCATGAGCTGGGAATGCTTAATACTGTACCCGATGAGAATGACCCTATTGTTTACCACCGCTCCAG ATTCTACCACCTCAACAAGAGGGGACGTGTGGTGAACTGCCCATATGTAGACAACTCCTACAAGTGGGCAGGAGGCGGCTTCCTCTCCACAGTGGGTGACCTGCTGCTGTTCGGTCACGCTCTGCTCTACAGCTACCAGGTGGCCCACCTGCAGGACACTGAGGGCTTTCTCCCTGGCTTTCTCAAACCCCAAACTGCCATAGATCTTTGGTCTCCAGTTGACAGGACAGAGGCAAGCTGGGACAAGGATGGACTGTATGCCCAAGGCTGGCTGGTGGTGGAGAAACTCCAGAAATATGGGCAGTGCAGGAAGCGTAGACACTATGTGTCACACACAGGAGGCGCTGTGGGGGCTAGCAGTGTCCTCCTGGTGTTACCCAGTGAGGAGATGGATGAGAATCAAGGAcagacccccctcctccctcggGGAGTGGTGGTCACCATCATCACTAACATGCAGTCAGTTGGACTCAACAGCACAGCACTGAAAATTGCACATGAGTTTGACAAAGCTAGAAGCCTATAA